CGACCACTCGACTTGAGCGTAGAGTCACGCGAATTCCCGTCCCCAATGCATTTCGTGAACCAAGCTCGGACTGAAACCCCTGACGTCTGGATCGACATCGAAAAGCCATTTTGGTGGGATGTACCAACTTGGCTCGCCAGCGAACAAATGAACTCCATTGGCATTGCCAACAATCACATGTGTCGCAACCAAATGTATGAAAGCGAAGCCTGGGGTCGGCCTCGTGATTCCAACCGGCTGCCTGCGCCAAGGGGGAACGGATTCTGGACGCAAGAAATCTATTATCATATGCACTGGAACAGCTAGCAACATACCTCGCAGGATACTTCTATACTAGTATAGAAGGCTCAAATCGGCCACCTAACGCGATAGGGCTGAAATGGACGTTTCAGGTACACATTTCAGACGGTGTACCTGGAGGCGATTCTGCTGGACAGCGTTACGGAATCCTGCTGTACTGGTGGGTGTGCTACACAACTCCAAACGACAGGTGAACGATGAAAACGCTACTGCTAACGACTGCCATGCTCTTCGCTGTCACAGCCACTGCCAACGCTGACATAATGTCGTTGGGTGGTAAAATCCATTTGAGCGACTGGGTCGGCGGCAAAGTCATCTACGAGCCGGACACCGGAGAAGTAGTCGGGGCTCGGATGTTCTACGATCACTATTTCCGAACGTGCAAGTTTGATGACGCAAACGGTTGGGTAAATCCACTTACTGGTAAGTTCTACCTGGAGATAGGATTCCACGATCCTTACAAGATGTGCTCGCGGACAGACCCAGCTAACCCAGATATTCAAATACACATGGACAGCGAGGGGAATATCGGCACAACCACCATTGATTGGCAGAGCGTTACGTTCTCAGTCCCGGAGCCCGCCAGCATGACGTTGATGGCATTAGCGGGGATGTTCTTGCTCGGACTCAGGCGGGTTATTTGACGTACCGAGGTCGGCGTGGGAGCTGGATTTCGGCGACGTCGAACCTGTAATAGCACGTGATGCGATTCTGGTGGCGTTCGTAAGCGAGTTCCTTGAGTAGCTCTAGATTATTGATGGCTACTGAATTCTGCTTCCCTTTAGTTTGCAATGTCGGGCCGTCATATCCCGCGCTGACGATCATCTCCAAAAGCTCGGTTCCCTGTTCCGCGGTTTCCGTCTGAATCAAAACCATATCTCTCCGGTGGGTCGATTGGTCGTACTGGATCCGGAGTGGGCCAAATCCAGCAGATGTAAGCAGGAGGGCGAGCAGTTGGAATGCTTTGTCTTCGACGATGATCGGTTCAGCATACTCATCCAGGCGGATGTAATATTCTAGCTCCGCTTTCATTGAATTCGACCGTCCTTCCGATCTTGATCTTCAATCTGTTTCGGCATCCGAACGGCCATACGGCTCGTATCTGTCGGAGTGCCTTGCCCTCTGATTGCCGCTGTCTCTTCACTGATGGCCACGATCTCCGCCGCACGGCATTACAGGAGTGGGCTAACGCGGGTGTGAGCTTGGCGGATCTCCAATTCTTAGCTCGCCACGAGAACATCGCAACCACGCAGAAATACTATATCTCAAACAATGCCACCATCATCGGTGACCGAGTACGTCAGGTACAGTCTGGGTACAGTGGTAGCTAAAACACTACGTATACAGTCCCAACCGTGTAATCTATTATCACATGCTGAACTGCGGAATCCGCCTACCGCCATCGGCTGGAAGCGCTTCGGGAGTGCTTCCAAACCCAGTCGGTTACAACCGCGTTTACGTGCATCTCGATCTCCCCTTCACGCGTGATAGGTGGTTTGAAGGGCTGGCCGACGGCCGTTGCTTTGTAACAAATGGCCCCCTTCTCATCGCGACAGTCAACGGTCAATTGCCCGGGACGACGTTCCAGTACACAAACCATAGAAATCAGTCGATGAATCTTTCGATCGACCTTACCTCACGCGATCCCATTGATCAAATCGAAATCATTCACAACGGCCAGTTGCTCGAATCCATTTCGGGCACGACGCAACTAACTCAGAAGCACTCGCTCACCCTTCCCCTCGCGAAACCGGGCTGGATCTTGGTGCGTGCCATTACCAACAGGCAGGACACATTCCGTTTTGCATCCACCGCTCCCTGGTACATCGATGCCGAATCTCAACAGCCTGTCATTAACGAAGCGTCAGCCAAATTCTTCCTGAATTGGGTGGACGAACGAATCTCGCGGATCGAAAAAAACGTCAGAAATCCCCAACAACGCCAATCAATACTGGCGCCTCATCGTGAGGCGAGACGATTTTGGCAGCAACGTGTAAGCCAAAGTTCGCCTGGCCATTGATCCCAACAGGATGCATTGTCAACAGCACAAGGAATACGTGTTATGCCAGCAGAACATTTCTACGATCGTTCGGTCATTGGTACGACTGCCAACTAAACTTTAAACGATTGCTCAACTCTTAAACTGCGCCCCCTTGCCCGACTGCCGCTTCCAGGATTGGAAGAAAGTCACGCCCTTCTTCCCGAAAGATCTGGAGCTGCGTCGGTGGACACTGACGAATTCCATGCAGTTTGTTAAGATAGTGACGCTAACAATTTCATGGAGATGCTGTGCCTTCACTCATTGAGCTCGACCAGATCTGCAAACGTTTCGGCTCCTTCACGGCGTTACAAGATGTGACCTTGTCAATCCACCCCGGAGTAACAGGTCTATTGGGCCCAAACGGCGCTGGCAAAAGCACTCTCATCAAAATTCTTTTAGGTCTTCTTCGGCCGTCCAGTGGCACCGGCAAGCTGCTAGATTTTGAAATTGGTCGCCAAAATCGCGAAATCCGCGCGAACGTTGGATTCATGCCAGAGGATGATTGTTTTCTCTTCGGTCTTTCGGGTGTGGAAGCGGTTCAATTTTCGGCGCAGCTTTCCGGGATGCATTCGACGGAAGCGCTTCGACGTGCCCATGAGATTCTCGATTACTGCGGATTGACTCAAGAGCGTTACCGACCCGTCGACACCTACTCGACAGGTATGCGACAAAAACTACGTTTCGCTCAGGCCATTGTTCACGATCCGCCTTTACTGATATTCGACGAACCCACCTCCGGGCTGGATCCGGAGGAACGAGAAATTTTGCTTCGCCGCATCAAACGGCTCGCTACCGATCACGGCAAAACCGTTTTACTCTGCACGCATATACTCCCTGACGTACGAGCGGTCAGTGACGCAGTCGTGATTCTGGCAAACGGGACGGTTCGCGTCGCAGATCAACTACAAAATTTAAGTCGCCCTAATGTGCCCGCGGTATCCGTCCGCCTTCTGGGCGACACCACGGCTTTCGCTGCTTCGTTGCCTCAGCAAGGACTCAAACACGAGCGCACCAGTGATGGGACGTTTGTAATTCACGGTCCGGTCAAAGAGGTCTCAACTCGCTTGTGGCAGATTGCGGCAGCAACGGGTTCAACCATCCGATCGATGGCACCATCCCGCAATTCTCTGGAAGACATTTTCCTGCAAGCAGTCCAGGAGCACCCGCATGGCGATTAATTCTTTAGGGTACCGCAATTGGACAGGCAAACGAGCGGCCAGTTGGAATCGTGTGATCGTGATTGCCTGGGCGGGAATCCGACGTGCTTGGCAGAATCCTTGGATGCGTCGCCTGTTCCTATTGTCATGGACGCCGGCGATTTGGTTCGCTGCTGGATTTTTCCTCTATGAAAAATCGGTTGAGTACCCGGAATTGATGCGGGTACTCGTACCGTTCATCATGAACAGCGTACGGGACAATCCCCAAATGCAGGACGCCGTCCAACTCATGGCATCCGGCGACTTACAAGAAGCACGTCATGAAATTTGGGCTTGGCTATTACAATCATTTTTTCGCAGACCTCAAGGAATTGTGATGGTGCTGGTCATCGGTTTAATCGCCCCCCCGTTGATCTCACAAGACATCCGCTCCCGTGCATTCTTGCTATACTTTTCCCGTCCGATCGGACGCAGCGAGTACGTGGTGGGCAAATTATCGATTGTTGGCTGCTACCTCGCGTTAATTTCCATGTGCCCGGCTCTCGTGCTCTACATCGCGGCTGTTTTGCTGTCGCCCGAAGTGGGTGTTGTCTCTTCCACCTGGGATCTACCACTGCGCACGATCGCGGCGACGGTGGTGCTGTCTCTGCCAACCGCATCACTCGCGTTGTGCATCTCATCGCTCACCCGTGAAAGTCGCACCGCGGCATTTGCATGGTTCGCAATCTTCATTTTGGGCTGGGTCACCTTCGGAATCTTGTCAACAGTCGAAACCCTAAATCAACAGTCGCCAGAAAGTTTTCGGCCATTTCGCACGGACAGCATGTGGTCGCTACTGTCGCTTTACCACACGGTTGGGCGTGTGCAGAGCTGGGTTTTCGGTTTTGCCACGTACAAAGAAGTCATGCCCTCGACGATCGCCCTTGTGATGCTGACCGTTGTCTCGTTGACCATTTTGTTTCGGCGCGTCATGGCCCCCATGCGAGAATAACCGTGATCGACTTTCAAAATGTAACGAAACTTTATGGCAAGGTAATCGGCGTGAACGACGTCACGCTTTCGTTGCAACCTGGGGCTTATGGTCTCCTGGGGCCAAATGGATCAGGCAAATCAACCTTAATCAATCTCATTATGGGCCAACTCAAGCCGACCATTGGTTCGGTCCATGTGTTTGGAGAATGCCCAACAAGTAATGACGATCTCTACCAGCAAATGGGATACTGCCCAAGCAGCGAGGGAATGTATGCTAGTGTAACGGGGTTCGAATGGGTGCGCTATCTATTACGTCTCCAAGGCATGAAACGCCGCCATGCGACAGACGCAGCCAAACAGGCCCTCGAGTTGGTTGGCATGACCAACGCGATGGATCGCCTTATTTCTGGATATTCTCGCGGCATGCGTCAACGCACAAAGATGGCTCAGGCGATTTCACACGATCCGAAACTGCTTATCCTGGACGAACCGTTTAACGGTCTCGATCCGATTGGCCGCCATGAAATGACGATCGCCTTACAGAACTGGATTGAAAGTGGAAAAAGTCTGCTGCTCGCCAGCCATGTGTTACATGAGGTTGAGTCGGTCACCCAATCTTTCCTATTGATTTGCGGCGGGCGCCTGCTCGCCTCGGGACATGCTCATGAGGTCAATCAATTGCTCGTCGATTTACCGAACGACCTAACGATACGTTGCAGCGCGCCCAAACGTTTGGCGGAAGCCATTGTAGCTCGCGACATGGCTGAATCCCTGAAGATAGAGGCGGATCAGTTAATCGCTTCCACTCGTCACCCCAGCCGTATCTTGGCAGAATTGCCAACTTGGGTCACCCACAACCAGATCGAAATCTACGAGATTCGATCTGCCGACGAATCATTGCAAGAACTGTTCAATTCCCTGCTAAAAATTCACCGAGGCGAGATATGAATCAGGGCCGATCGCGATGGTGGACGGGAGTGTCTGCTGTCTTTGAGTTTGAAATACGACAAGCCTTGACGGCAGCAGGAATCGCCTGGTGGTGCATCCTAACATTCTTCCCAGTCGCAATCGTATCGTTGGTGCTCCTGAGCCCTAACGCAAGACGCAACGTCCCCACAACCGCATGGCAAGTATTTTTCTTCGTTCTGGTGCCATTTCTAATTAGTATGCTCGGCACCTTCAAATGGACTGCATCCGCTATCTCAACCGAACTGGAAGGGCAAAGCTGGGTATACCTTGCAGTTCGGCCCAACGGGCGAGTCGCCGTTTCACTGGGCAAATATTTGGCCGCCGTAAGTTGGACACTGACAGCCACACTGATCGGTATCACGCTCGCTGTCTTCGTGACCTGGATCGCGAATACAACCCTTTCGAATTCAGGCGAAATCTGGCGCACCTGGTTCGCGATCGCAAGACTCTGTTGCTTATCAGTTCCCGCCTATGCTGCCCTCTACCTCACACTCGGTACAATTTTCACAAAGAGATCAATGGTGATTGTTGTTGCCTACACGCTTATCTTTGAGGTCCTTGTCAGCTTCGTCCCCGCATTAATCAATAAATTCACGATTCAATATCGTTTACGGGCATTATTTATTCAGTGGACAGGCATCGAACTCTCGGCGACCAACAACGAATTTGGCTGGATGGATATCGTGGGCGAAGAACCCGCCTGGATTCACCTGATGGCCTTGATTTCGTACGTGGCGGTTTTAGTCCTCTTCGCCTGCTGCTTAGTTCGAAAACGAGAGTATCTCGTCACCTCGTCCGCTGATATCTCTTAAATCGACTCCGCTGCGTTTCGACCGCAAACCATCACGTCAGATCCTGGCCAGCGCACGACGTGATCGTCAAAGCGTAATCCGCGATCAAATCAATTCCTATTTGTACGAAACCGAACCGCTTACGAATCATCAGCGCTAACCGGTTGGAAGCAACACCCACACCATCAGCAGGGGCGAGTACAGCACTCGCAGGTCAACGAAGCACAACCACCTTAGGCAGTGGTCGCGCCCAGCTTCAACCGCTTCCCGTTCGGAACAAAAAGGGCGGCCAAGTAAATCGCCCATTTCAATCACCGGTATTACACGCCTATCACCAACGGGTTCCAATCGATGGGAATCAGACTACTTCCACTCCCACAGCTTCCATACTCCGTTCCCGTCGGCATCAACATCCCACTCATGCACCAGACACATCCCATTCAAGCGAGACAAGGATTCCACTGTGGTCTTAAAGAACGCCGAACCTCTGAAACTTGCGCCGCCGTCCTCATGCATTCGTCCAGCGCCATTTGCAACGACCGTGACGGGCCCATCTTTGCTCATCAGCACACCCTGATTAGGACATTCTCCATAGAGCGTGCCGTCTGCATCCATTTCAGACCAATATGTCGTCATCGCGCTAACTTCGACACCCAAGACCGTACCCTGGCCTTCCGTCGTGGTTTCAAACCGAGGTTTCGAACCATTCGCAGGCAATACCTTTGTCACAGCTGTCGATTTAATCTCTCCAATTTTTTCACCAAGCATGCCACCAACCTCCTAGATCCAGATTTTCTTTGACAATCAAACCTCAAGGCTATCTAAATTTCCTCCTTGAATAAAGATGGCCGTATCGAGAGAAGTGCATTCGAGTGAACCCGTTTTCACATTTCGAGTTCCACGGCCGGGAGCTCACCTTTCCTGCGACCTTTAAGCAATCATGTCGGGTCATATCGTTGAGGGTCCACGCCGGACGTCCACGACTCGCACCCAGTGCACGACACAATCAAGTTCGCGCCCCGTAGACAGTTCATCGCTTTAGGGCACGCCAGCGCATCACCGAGATTGATAGACAAACCGTACCTGATTCATCACAGTCGTCGGAAGCCACGGACAGTATTCGCAGACACAAGTAACGCATGAGGGCCAAAGGGAAATCTCTAAAGTCCACGATTGATCTCCGAGATCTTGGCAAGGCTCCGCTTCCGCCTTGAGTCCTCTCAAATCGTCTCTGTAGCTTGAGCCTGCGCCACATCAGCCGGTACATCGTGGCTTAAGAGCGCTCGGTAGGAGGGCTATCCAATCCTCATGACAGTCACGGGCGAAATAATCTGCAAAAAAGTGCCGCGTTCAGGTTTGACCTTTGCCAACGGGCGAAGCAAATGGAACGTTCCAGCCACCCGATTCCAACACGGGCTGATGCAAGCTTTCCTTCTTTCGGCTGGAGCATTGCCTTACCACAACATCCGACACTTTTGGAACTTCGCTCTTAATCGTCTCAACCGCCTAACAAGTCGGGAAAACCGGTCGGATCCGCCGCGAACCCACACGATTTTTTCGGCTAACCGTAAAAAAGCTAAGTTCCAAGAGCGTGCCCGTTGGTAACGGAAGTGAACTTCCTGTCAGGAATCCGTCCATTGGAATTTCGAAACACAGCACGCTATTCCATGCAACATTCGTAAAACCGAAACACAACGACGCTATGACCCGAAGCCCGAAGAAGTCTCCAGACTCCCAACCGATCGCCGTTGTTGGCATGGCTCTGAAAGTGCCTGGTGCGAGCACACCGGCTGATTTATGGAAAAATTTAATCAATCGTCGCGATTGCTTAACCCGACCGACTCGATCTGAATTACGACGTTCGGGCCTATCGCGCCACCAAATCGCCAACCCAGATTTTGTGCGTTCATTTCCCTGGTTGGATCATGTCGACCGTTTCGACGCATCTTTTTTTGACATGCCGAGTTTTGAGGCAGAACGAACCGATCCTACCCACCGACTTTTTTTGGAGTGCACCTGGGAAGCGCTCGAACGCGCCTGCATCGTACCGGGCGACAATGGGGTTCGAACTTCCGTATTTGGAGGTGTTGAATCAGGTTATATTCGAACCATCGAACCCGACAGTGTAGAAGCGGAAGACGGCCAACTCACGGTTGACGATCCAAGCGTTTTGATTCCGATTCGACTTGGAAACGCTTTGGACTTTCCTTGTGTGCGAGTGTCACACAAACTCAATCTACAAGGACCATCCTTCACCGTGATGGCAGCCTGTGCCACCTCTCTGATTGCCATTCATCTATCGGTAAAAGCATTGCGAAACGGTGAGTGTGACATCGCCATTGCGGGTGGCGCTTCGATCACTTCACCACAGGTTTGTGGCTACATGGGATCGATCGAGGGCATGCTGTCGCCAACGGGTGTTGTTCGCCCCTTCTCTGCTGATGCGGATGGTACGGTATTTGGCTCGGGTGTGGGGACGATCGTCCTCCGCCCGCTCGAGGATGCATTGGCCGCAGGGAATCCGATTATCGCCGTAATTCGGGGTTCTGGCGTTAGCAATGATGGCTCTCCTCCCGGAAAAGAAAGCTTCATTGCACCAAGCCCGGCGGGACAGCGTTCCGCGGTGGAACGCGCACTTACTGACTCAGGTATCGACGGCGGCAGCATTGGATATCTCGAAGCCCACGGCACTGCCACGCTGCTTGGAGACCCCGTGGAAATCAGTACGATATCCGATGTCTATCAAGGCACCACGAGCCGATCGAATTCTTGTGCACTAGGTTCTGTCAAAGCAAACGTCGGTCATCTGCGGACCGCTGCTGGCGTAATTAGCACGATCAAAGCATGTATGGCATTGCAGCATCGAGTGCTACCCCCATTGGCAAACTATCGTCAACCGAATCCCAAGATTGATCTCGCAGCAACACCTTTCTTCATTAACACAGAAGCGATGTCATGGAAGTCTCAGGAATCGCCGCGCCGCGCGGCCGTGTCATCGTTCGGTTTTGGAGGCACCAACGCGCATGTTATCTTAGAGGAATACCGGCAGGAACCACAAAAGCCAACAGAACGCACCGACAAACTATTTCTGTTTTCGGCAAAAACACCAGCAACTCTACAGAGACGTGTTTCCGATACGGCATCTTTCCTGGCACGGTCGCCTGAAACAAGTGGTGATGCGGTGGCACGTACACTGATCCATGGGCGCAAGAACATGGAACATCGTGTTTGCTACAATCTCGACAAATCCCTCGATGATTTATCGACCTTCAACCAACACGAGCCGATTGCAAAAGCCGTCGCGAAAAACTCAGACCGCTCGGTCGTGTTTCTGTTCCCGGGCCAAGGATCACAATATCCAGGCATGGGAGCGGAGCTCTACCATCAGCAAAGCGGTTATCGGGAGACAATTGATCAATGCGCTGAACTCTTGTTGCCAGAACTCGGATATGACATTCGGACCATCCTCCATCCGAATCTGACCGACGATGCGAATGGGTGCGCGGATAAGTTACAACAAACGGCGAACGCCCAACCGGCGCTGTTTGTCGTCGAATACGCTTTGGCGAGTCTGTTCATGCAATCCGGGGTTAAGCCCTCGGTTCTACTCGGTCATTCCATTGGCGAGATTGTCGCCGCCTGCATCGCGAATGTGTTCTCACTACCGGACGCGCTGAAACTGGTCGCTCATCGCGCGAAACTCATGCAAGCGTGCAAACCAGGAAGCATGTTAGCCGTGATGTCGCCTCCTGAGAAGATTGAATCCGAACTACCAGACGGTCTTGATATTGCTGCCCTGAACGCACCCGGAGTCAGCATCGTAGCTGGCCCAACTGAACTCACGTCCAGCTTTGCCGATCGCATTTCAGAAAAGGGGGTGGGAACCCGCGCACTCCATACGTCACACGCTTTTCACAGCTGGATGATGGACCCTGCACTGCCCGACTTCAGGGAACTGCTGACAAGCATCGAGCTTCATGCACCTGAAATCCCGCTCATTTCGAATAGCAGCGGAAAGCCATTAAAAGACGAGGAAGCGCGAGACCCTTTGTATTGGTCGGACCACGTGCGACACACCGTACTTTTTTCCGCGAGCGCGAACCATCTGCTGGCGCAGGGCGATGCCGTTTATCTCGAAGTCGGACCCGGGAGAACCTTGACTGATCTAATTCGGCAACATGATGCGGACCAATGCCTTGTCACCTCGCTCGATAACCACCGCAAAGTCAAGACGCTCCCTACCGATTCCGTCACCCGAGCGATCGCCAATCTCTGGTGCCACGGTGCATCGATTACCTGGCCCAAAGACAAACCCGCACCTCCCATGGTCGAACTTCCAACCTATTCATTCGATCGTCGTCGACATTGGCTAAATCGCGGTGAATCCGAAACAAGTGAGTCTCAGCAGCCAGTCTATTATGAACGAAACACCTATCGCCTGGATGCCGAGGCTGCCGAACAAGAGACACTCAAACGGTCTTGGCTCATCCTCAAAGATGAATTTGGACTTGGCGACGCGGTTCGCCACCGGATCAAATCGAACAGCGATCACGTGCTTGAAGTATCGCCTGGTGCGGAGTTCGTCAAAGTCAACGAGAATTCCTATCAAGTACGGCCTGACTGCCGAGAAGACTTCGAGCAAATTCTCGCTGACTTGCAGAGTCGCACTGACAACCCAAACATCGGTATCCTCCATCTTTGGTCCGTAACGGGGAAAGCGGGACCGCACAATTCGACCGATGCGTTTCAGACTTCGATCAAGACCGGCTTTCACACCCTAACAGCACTGTGTCAGGCCATTACTTCGAGGGGCGGATACAACCTTGTGAAGACCATTGTCGCCGCTGACGGATTACGCCAACCGGACTCCGAATCAGTGCCGATTTACGCTGAAAAAGGAAACTTACAGGGACCTGTGATAAATGTCCCCTATGAGGGTTTGGGAATCGCCTTGCGTCTAGCAGATATTGGTGAATTCCAGAGTAATCAGATTCCTGGATGGCTGGTCGACGCAATCGAAAGAGAATGTCGAACCGTCCCTTACTCAGGTGTCATCGCCTTACGGTCCCACGGTTCTTATCAGGAGGAATTGTACAAGATCGACGAACCTGCCACTGGCAATTTGCGTCTCCAAGTTAATTCCACCGTCCTAATAACCGGCGGAACGGGCGCATTAGGGCTTGAGTTTGCCAAACATCTGTTCGATCACTACCGAGTCAACCTTGCGTTAACAGCTCGATGGACGCCGCCGCCACGGAGTCAATGGAAACATCACGTGGCAATAGGTGACAAAATTGGCAAAGCGATCAAACAGATCATGGCATTGGAGTCCCGCGGGGCAAAGGTATCCATCGTTCCAACCGACGTAAGCGATCTTGAAAGTTTGGAAACTGCAATCCAAAACGTCGAGAACGAAATGGGCCCCATCAGCACTGTGATTCACTGCGCAGCGAGTAACATTCGTGAGATGTTAGTAT
This genomic window from Pirellulaceae bacterium contains:
- a CDS encoding PEP-CTERM sorting domain-containing protein, translated to MKTLLLTTAMLFAVTATANADIMSLGGKIHLSDWVGGKVIYEPDTGEVVGARMFYDHYFRTCKFDDANGWVNPLTGKFYLEIGFHDPYKMCSRTDPANPDIQIHMDSEGNIGTTTIDWQSVTFSVPEPASMTLMALAGMFLLGLRRVI
- a CDS encoding tyrosine-type recombinase/integrase; the protein is MPSDCRCLFTDGHDLRRTALQEWANAGVSLADLQFLARHENIATTQKYYISNNATIIGDRVRQVQSGYSGS
- a CDS encoding CehA/McbA family metallohydrolase; its protein translation is MLNCGIRLPPSAGSASGVLPNPVGYNRVYVHLDLPFTRDRWFEGLADGRCFVTNGPLLIATVNGQLPGTTFQYTNHRNQSMNLSIDLTSRDPIDQIEIIHNGQLLESISGTTQLTQKHSLTLPLAKPGWILVRAITNRQDTFRFASTAPWYIDAESQQPVINEASAKFFLNWVDERISRIEKNVRNPQQRQSILAPHREARRFWQQRVSQSSPGH
- a CDS encoding ABC transporter ATP-binding protein, coding for MPSLIELDQICKRFGSFTALQDVTLSIHPGVTGLLGPNGAGKSTLIKILLGLLRPSSGTGKLLDFEIGRQNREIRANVGFMPEDDCFLFGLSGVEAVQFSAQLSGMHSTEALRRAHEILDYCGLTQERYRPVDTYSTGMRQKLRFAQAIVHDPPLLIFDEPTSGLDPEEREILLRRIKRLATDHGKTVLLCTHILPDVRAVSDAVVILANGTVRVADQLQNLSRPNVPAVSVRLLGDTTAFAASLPQQGLKHERTSDGTFVIHGPVKEVSTRLWQIAAATGSTIRSMAPSRNSLEDIFLQAVQEHPHGD
- a CDS encoding ABC transporter permease subunit, encoding MAINSLGYRNWTGKRAASWNRVIVIAWAGIRRAWQNPWMRRLFLLSWTPAIWFAAGFFLYEKSVEYPELMRVLVPFIMNSVRDNPQMQDAVQLMASGDLQEARHEIWAWLLQSFFRRPQGIVMVLVIGLIAPPLISQDIRSRAFLLYFSRPIGRSEYVVGKLSIVGCYLALISMCPALVLYIAAVLLSPEVGVVSSTWDLPLRTIAATVVLSLPTASLALCISSLTRESRTAAFAWFAIFILGWVTFGILSTVETLNQQSPESFRPFRTDSMWSLLSLYHTVGRVQSWVFGFATYKEVMPSTIALVMLTVVSLTILFRRVMAPMRE
- a CDS encoding ABC transporter ATP-binding protein → MIDFQNVTKLYGKVIGVNDVTLSLQPGAYGLLGPNGSGKSTLINLIMGQLKPTIGSVHVFGECPTSNDDLYQQMGYCPSSEGMYASVTGFEWVRYLLRLQGMKRRHATDAAKQALELVGMTNAMDRLISGYSRGMRQRTKMAQAISHDPKLLILDEPFNGLDPIGRHEMTIALQNWIESGKSLLLASHVLHEVESVTQSFLLICGGRLLASGHAHEVNQLLVDLPNDLTIRCSAPKRLAEAIVARDMAESLKIEADQLIASTRHPSRILAELPTWVTHNQIEIYEIRSADESLQELFNSLLKIHRGEI
- a CDS encoding SDR family NAD(P)-dependent oxidoreductase, with product MTRSPKKSPDSQPIAVVGMALKVPGASTPADLWKNLINRRDCLTRPTRSELRRSGLSRHQIANPDFVRSFPWLDHVDRFDASFFDMPSFEAERTDPTHRLFLECTWEALERACIVPGDNGVRTSVFGGVESGYIRTIEPDSVEAEDGQLTVDDPSVLIPIRLGNALDFPCVRVSHKLNLQGPSFTVMAACATSLIAIHLSVKALRNGECDIAIAGGASITSPQVCGYMGSIEGMLSPTGVVRPFSADADGTVFGSGVGTIVLRPLEDALAAGNPIIAVIRGSGVSNDGSPPGKESFIAPSPAGQRSAVERALTDSGIDGGSIGYLEAHGTATLLGDPVEISTISDVYQGTTSRSNSCALGSVKANVGHLRTAAGVISTIKACMALQHRVLPPLANYRQPNPKIDLAATPFFINTEAMSWKSQESPRRAAVSSFGFGGTNAHVILEEYRQEPQKPTERTDKLFLFSAKTPATLQRRVSDTASFLARSPETSGDAVARTLIHGRKNMEHRVCYNLDKSLDDLSTFNQHEPIAKAVAKNSDRSVVFLFPGQGSQYPGMGAELYHQQSGYRETIDQCAELLLPELGYDIRTILHPNLTDDANGCADKLQQTANAQPALFVVEYALASLFMQSGVKPSVLLGHSIGEIVAACIANVFSLPDALKLVAHRAKLMQACKPGSMLAVMSPPEKIESELPDGLDIAALNAPGVSIVAGPTELTSSFADRISEKGVGTRALHTSHAFHSWMMDPALPDFRELLTSIELHAPEIPLISNSSGKPLKDEEARDPLYWSDHVRHTVLFSASANHLLAQGDAVYLEVGPGRTLTDLIRQHDADQCLVTSLDNHRKVKTLPTDSVTRAIANLWCHGASITWPKDKPAPPMVELPTYSFDRRRHWLNRGESETSESQQPVYYERNTYRLDAEAAEQETLKRSWLILKDEFGLGDAVRHRIKSNSDHVLEVSPGAEFVKVNENSYQVRPDCREDFEQILADLQSRTDNPNIGILHLWSVTGKAGPHNSTDAFQTSIKTGFHTLTALCQAITSRGGYNLVKTIVAADGLRQPDSESVPIYAEKGNLQGPVINVPYEGLGIALRLADIGEFQSNQIPGWLVDAIERECRTVPYSGVIALRSHGSYQEELYKIDEPATGNLRLQVNSTVLITGGTGALGLEFAKHLFDHYRVNLALTARWTPPPRSQWKHHVAIGDKIGKAIKQIMALESRGAKVSIVPTDVSDLESLETAIQNVENEMGPISTVIHCAASNIREMLVSTDKATAERIFRAKVHGAFNLEQVFSERNLENMIFLSSYSSLRATKGQSVYSSSNEVLNMLASPKNQQDDGINRCAIGFGAVEEVGMAANFVDADQQESLANAKTGTTTGDLDKSFALDHPLIKTGQSYNDNTRVYRGLIKAEGSWVLEHSVKGTALLPAVAFIECVQAALIDHVGDSAARVLTDIAFLRPLFVKGSDSQLEIEFKSVNDDQIFEVRSKSLDEKAEWTVHVQGVISDSLASQDIPARLSPPTDLPPVSHNSQDSPFITYGERWDWKCLQGSRKNEDSCWRKFRLPQKFAGDLADFRLHPAMLDRGFSDPFGIDGPNSIPFSVSSLRIYRDLPQEFFVFTKHIPTANSGSTNMCFVDDQGNVLLELDGFIRRPVSDDFSEPIAKEKDSTFTADGLLPPNHRIIIREQGDLDSFDTEPFEPRLPNPGEVQIDIVAAGLNFRNLLETLNMVSINQPTNSSGMGIECSGIVTAVGAGQTDLQPGDPVIAMGSNAFSTSMTTSAEFVAPLPSTISLEEGAGIPIVFLTAEYALNQLAKLKAGERILIHAAAGGVGLAAIQIAKNIGAEVFATVGSAAKRKFLEKLDITHIMNSRDLDFVEEIGDLTEGEGIDVVLNSLAAEFIPANFEVLRYGGRFIEIGKRDIQANTMIGLQPFSKNLSYFAFDLGLMMKERDPLIPRMLDSLMWQLEKGRLSPPPTTVIPAKDISEGFQRMARAEHVGKNVFKLQTASDLWLRNQHRFSERYTNLSTIDACLRTLDVALRKNRQTDCILALNTPLDERSVRIDKISESTRGRPSLEIEYVAPRNQTEEQLVKIIEKSLDISPVGIDDDFFELGGDSITAIQTQHSIKNSLQYNVPMTVLFEYPTVAKLAELIGTPQCDASTNRR